In one window of Camelina sativa cultivar DH55 chromosome 15, Cs, whole genome shotgun sequence DNA:
- the LOC104748865 gene encoding uncharacterized protein LOC104748865, translating to MKRCTGIKKAEVDGCDLVITILAIFMPKQSKDKPGITLRVFMTGMSAFVEGRLISDNILIAQEMFHGLRTNPSCKGKFMAIKTDMSKAYDRVEWSSVELLLRQFGFCDKWVSWIMSCVTSVQYKVLINGQAYGSITPCRGLRQGDPLASYLFILCTEVLIAHFYRAEQRKLITGIKVSTASPAISHLLFADDSLFFCRATKEQCAVVLGIVQKYEWASGQQINFQKSSVQFGHTVDHALREELKGILGITNLGGMGSYLGILESLGGAKTQIFSYVQDRLQSHASGWPARLLSKGGKEVMIKSVATAVPTFVMSCFRLPKKVTRKLTSAISNFGGVRLDNPGVYIGWHGINYARIKVKEGRYYRHSDPLDPIKSYSPSYGWRSIISARSLVNKGLIKRVGSGTSISVWNDPWIPAQSLRPALSTGLPGDPLLSVQNLIDRNSNSWDMAQLTATFLPEDVAIIFAIPLQQPDKPDSLGWHFTKSGKYSVKSGYHILRSHIPATVVPKVIGPDYVPLQAFVWKIRCPPKLRHFMWQVLSGCVAVIANLRKCGISYDPVCGLCGYEEETINHTLFECHPARQVWALSQFPTAQGVFPSTSVLTNLDFLFWRFKDIPSHEIFPWILWYIWKARNDKLFSNLDSNPLALLRLAKDEAQAWFMAQAEAIGLAVDPIFVGQPSGNGGYGVSRPLSSYLCFVDGSWKEKDQFAGRGWFCISPRGDDPTMGAANICRSLSPLHAEIEALIWAMRCMIGADNEYVIFLTDCFDLVKMVSSPAVRFR from the exons ATGAAGAGGTGTACTGGTATCAAAAAAGCAGAAGTCGATGGATGCGATTTGGTGATCACAATACTGGCTATTTTCATGCCCAAACAAAGCAAAGACAAGCCCGGAATCACATTACGGGTCTTCATGACCGGAATG TCGGCGTTTGTGGAGGGTCGTCTAATATCGGATAACATTTTGATAGCTCAGGAGATGTTCCATGGTTTACGGACAAATCCTTCTTGTAAAGGGAAGTTCATGGCCATCAAGACGGACATGAGCAAGGCTTATGACCGGGTGGAATGGTCTTCCGTTGAGCTTTTACTTCGGcagtttggtttttgtgatAAGTGGGTCTCCTGGATTATGTCTTGTGTAACTTCGGTACAATATAAGGTCTTGATTAATGGTCAGGCTTATGGTTCTATTACTCCTTGTCGGGGCTTACGTCAGGGAGATCCGTTAGCGTCCTACTTATTTATCCTTTGTACAGAGGTGCTTATAGCACACTTTTATAGAGCAGAGCAGCGGAAACTTATTACTGGTATTAAGGTTTCGACTGCTAGTCCGGCcatttctcatcttttgtttGCTGACGACAGTCTCTTTTTCTGTCGGGCTACAAAAGAACAATGTGCGGTGGTGCTCGGGATTGTCCAGAAGTATGAGTGGGCCTCCGGGcaacaaatcaattttcaaaaatcttcgGTTCAATTTGGCCATACGGTGGACCATGCTCTCCGAGAGGAATTAAAGGGAATCTTAGGGATTACTAATTTGGGTGGTATGGGTTCTTATTTAGGCATTCTGGAAAGCTTAGGAGGGGCTAAGACACAAATTTTCTCTTATGTTCAGGATAGGTTACAATCACACGCAAGTGGTTGGCCTGCTAGACTTCTATCAAAGGGCGGTAAAGAGGTAATGATTAAATCTGTTGCTACGGCTGTCCCGACTTTTGTGATGTCGTGTTTTCGGTTACCTAAGAAGGTTACGAGGAAGCTTACTAGTGCGATTTCAAACTTTGGTGGAGTTCGTCTGGACAATCCAGGGGTTTACATTGGGTGGCATGGGATAAACTATGCAAGGATAAAAGTGAAGGAG GGTCGATATTATCGACACTCTGATCCCTTGGATCCAATTAAGTCATACTCGCCGTCCTATGGGTGGCGGAGTATtatttctgctcgctctctggttaataaaggacttattaaacgagTAGGGTCAGGGACTTCCATTTCTGTATGGAACGATCCGTGGATTCCTGCTCAATCCCTGAGACCAGCATTAAGCACAGGATTGCCCGGTGATCCTCTGCTTTCCGTTCAAAATCTTATCGACAGGAATTCTAATTCCTGGGACATGGCTCAGCTTACGGCTACTTTTTTACCGGAAGATGTGGCTATAATTTTTGCCATCCCTTTACAACAGCCGGATAAACCGGATTCATTAGGCTGGCATTTTACCAAGTCTGGTAAATATTCGGTAAAGTCTGGGTATCATATCCTACGGTCACACATCCCGGCTACGGTAGTACCAAAAGTCATTGGGCCGGACTATGTTCCCTTACAGGCTTTCGTGTGGAAAATTCGCTGTCCCCCAAAACTCCGCCACTTTATGTGGCAAGTGCTTTCGGGTTGTGTAGCGGTCATAGCTAATCTTCGGAAATGTGGTATAAGCTATGATCCTGTTTGTGGCTTGTGTGGTTATGAGGAGGAGACAATAAATCATACTCTTTTTGAGTGCCATCCTGCACgacaggtttgggctttgtCACAGTTTCCGACAGCCCAGGGTGTTTTCCCTTCGACTTCTGTCCTGACTAATTTGGATTTCCTCTTTTGGCGTTTCAAGGATATTCCTTCACATGAGATTTTTCCATGGATattgtggtacatttggaaggcaCGAAATGATAAACTATTTAGTAATTTGGATTCCAACCCGCTTGCATTGTTGCGGTTGGCGAAGGACGAGGCTCAAGCCTGGTTTATGGCTCAGGCGGAGGCCATTGGCCTCGCGGTAGATCCCATCTTTGTGGGTCAACCCTCTGGGAATGGAGGTTATGGGGTTTCTAGGCCTTTGTCAAGTTATCTCTGCTTTGTAGATGGCTCATGGAAGGAGAAAGATCAGTTTGCTGGGAGAGGATGGTTCTGCATCTCGCCAAGAGGAGATGACCCTACCATGGGAGCAGCCAACATTTGTCGCAGCCTTTCACCTCTTCATGCTGAGATAGAAGCTCTCATCTGGGCGATGCGCTGCATGATAGGGGCGGACAACGAGTATGTTATTTTTCTTACCGACTGCttcgatttggtgaagatggtgtcttcgcctgcTGTACGTTTTCGTTAG